From one Candidatus Chromulinivorax destructor genomic stretch:
- a CDS encoding ankyrin repeat domain-containing protein, with protein sequence MKKIHISLLLMLSLQVMSIDAAQASSQNVELARQVMINNTVKNLTYLTDGFNFLQTQNLVGISFHDFLEQHVSHDEHEDEEMNLDQVIIDAENILTDTMKDRFLQTLDTSLQERKNINQFDDPVFLYVMQYKDDDIRDMVHLWLYEWNNTKDKLGTTQLHYAIYLPDIARMLIDAGADVNTQDENGIAPLHKAVKWNLPETTGMLIDACADVNIQNRDGETPLHIAASLNRINVAKMLILAGADIHTQNKDGRTAFTIVLINNDIVLYVIAMMNIAYMVMQFDWTFEE encoded by the coding sequence ATGAAAAAAATACACATATCACTTTTATTGATGCTTAGTTTGCAAGTCATGAGTATTGACGCTGCCCAAGCTTCATCACAAAATGTTGAGCTTGCTCGACAAGTTATGATTAATAATACTGTTAAGAATTTAACTTATTTAACAGATGGTTTTAATTTTCTACAAACTCAAAATCTAGTAGGTATATCATTTCATGATTTTTTAGAGCAGCATGTCTCGCATGATGAACATGAAGATGAAGAGATGAACCTTGATCAAGTTATCATCGATGCAGAAAATATTCTTACCGACACTATGAAGGATAGATTTTTACAAACACTTGATACTTCATTACAAGAACGTAAAAATATTAATCAATTTGATGATCCTGTATTTTTGTATGTCATGCAATATAAAGATGATGATATACGTGATATGGTTCATTTATGGTTGTATGAATGGAATAATACTAAAGATAAATTGGGTACTACTCAATTGCATTATGCAATTTATCTCCCAGACATAGCACGTATGTTGATAGACGCAGGCGCTGATGTAAATACTCAAGATGAAAATGGTATAGCTCCATTACATAAAGCAGTTAAGTGGAATCTACCAGAAACAACAGGTATGTTAATTGATGCATGTGCTGATGTAAATATTCAAAATAGAGATGGTGAAACTCCATTGCATATTGCTGCTTCATTAAATCGTATAAATGTAGCAAAAATGTTAATTCTTGCAGGTGCTGATATACATACTCAAAATAAAGATGGTCGAACTGCATTTACTATTGTTTTAATTAATAATGATATAGTACTTTATGTAATTGCAATGATGAATATTGCTTACATGGTTATGCAATTTGATTGGACATTTGAAGAATAA